One window of the Dreissena polymorpha isolate Duluth1 chromosome 5, UMN_Dpol_1.0, whole genome shotgun sequence genome contains the following:
- the LOC127831256 gene encoding tripartite motif-containing protein 45-like: MERCPLCFGTFQKPKLLPCLDTICFTCLDEYVLKHARASGTFPCPVCGLELPVPDGGVSKFDDNQHIKVEQTLERAQAAHGGHVPCEVCEEKKDATQRCIDCEQNFCGAFSRAHLRLNAARTHTPLSVWQVQREGYCDKHKNEELTFYCRTCQYPVCMRCRLTTHEDHTTEDLVDFASRTRRDLNVALDENKGFRFHMLNEIEELRVYAEKTNEAKNEITKLVSGRREQFHKAIDRVCDAMLSKLETEVEREQERVVEDKDAVERDMLTLSQKIATANQMADFGSDIEVVRCRHDILGSLKLAKKEVPLSMTGIKLNIEFTFQTQAEMSLRYLVGRLSTDLTPPRYISVSEVATFRVENTSDVINSICPSMDDKCWVACGWKSEVFLFDRFGQRVRTKSLGRDVDCLAIDSDGNAYVSCREEHSVKRFDRNFRRRMATLNIEYPRGIATTNDN, from the exons ATGGAACGGTGTCCGCTATGTTTTGGAACCTTCCAGAAGCCAAAGCTTCTTCCGTGCCTGGACACCATATGTTTCACGTGCCTCGATGAATACGTGCTCAAGCATGCGCGCGCATCAGGGACATTCCCGTGCCCGGTGTGTGGCTTGGAACTTCCGGTACCGGATGGCGGCGTATCCAAATTTGATGACAACCAGCACATCAAGGTGGAACAGACGCTCGAGCGCGCCCAGGCGGCACATGGAGGTCATGTTCCTTGCGAG GTGTGCGAAGAGAAGAAGGACGCCACACAGCGGTGCATCGACTGCGAGCAGAACTTCTGTGGCGCCTTTAGTCGGGCACATCTGCGCCTTAACGCGGCTCGTACCCACACGCCCTTGTCAGTCTGGCAGGTCCAGAGGGAAG GTTACTGCGACAAACATAAGAACGAGGAGCTGACGTTCTACTGCCGTACCTGTCAATATCCGGTGTGCATGCGCTGTCGCCTGACCACGCACGAGGACCACACTACCGAGGATCTCGTGGACTTTGCGTCGCGCACGAGACGAGATCTCAACGTCGCGTTGGACGAGAACAAGGGCTTCCGGTTCCATATGCTGAACGAAATCGAGGAGTTGCGAGTGTACGCCGAGAAAACGAACGAAGCTAAAAACGAAATAACAAAGTTGGTGTCAGGAAGGCGGGAGCAGTTCCACAAAGCGATAGATCGGGTGTGTGACGCAATGTTGAGTAAGCTTGAAACGGAAGTGGAGCGCGAACAGGAGCGCGTAGTCGAGGACAAGGACGCGGTGGAGCGGGACATGCTGACTCTGTCACAGAAGATCGCCACAGCCAACCAAATGGCAGACTTCGGCTCGGATATAGAGGTGGTTCGCTGCCGTCATGACATCCTCGGGAGCCTCAAACTGGCGAAAAAGGAAGTGCCTCTCAGTATGACGGGCATTAAACTCAACATTGAGTTCACATTCCAGACACAGGCGGAAATGAGTCTGCGGTACCTAGTCGGACGTCTTTCCACCGACCTGACCCCGCCCCGCTACATCTCCGTCAGCGAAGTGGCGACGTTCCGCGTGGAGAACACGTCTGACGTAATCAACTCCATCTGTCCCTCGATGGATGATAAGTGCTGGGTGGCGTGCGGCTGGAAGTCCGAGGTGTTCTTATTCGACAGGTTCGGGCAGCGCGTTCGAACTAAGTCTCTTGGTCGTGACGTTGATTGCCTGGCGATAGACTCGGACGGAAACGCGTATGTGTCATGTCGTGAGGAGCATTCCGTCAAGAGATTTGATAGGAACTTCCGGCGTCGAATGGCGACGTTAAACATCGAGTACCCGCGCGGTATAGCGACGACCAACGATAATTAG